The genomic segment CTGTTGAATCAGCAGGTTAACTGTGCAGAACAGCTTGAGAGGGTTTACTTTACTGAATCCCTAGAAGCACTAGTTGTTTTCTATTAAGCagaggttttgttgttgtttacaGTGTTTGTTGAGGAACAAAAGCTGTAGCAGCTCATGAGGAAATACCACAAATTTCTCCCTCAGTCTTAGAACTAGATATCTGTAAAAGCCATCTGAAATTAGCTTTGTGCAGCCACGCTTTACAATGCCTGGAGGTTTGACGACTCCTTTGCAAGCACAAAACCCCTCTGGAAGCAGCTGCGTGTTTTTTATCTACCAgcctcagagcagggctgtgttcACCACCCTGAAGCTCTGAcgtggcagcagagcctggtcaGCTCCCCAAAGCGCTGCACCCACCGTGCCCACAGCAGACATTCCTCTTCTGGCACGAGGGCACTGGTAACAGAGACACCCCAATGTTTGGCTGTATTCTAGAAGGGCAGTTTCTGATGCATTTATGTGCAAACACATTTATTCACCCTGAACgatactctttttcttttttagttttcaatGTAGGTAACGAAAACTCCCTGCTAGCACGAGGtgctttttcattcttctccAAGAGGAAACTCCCTCATCACGTTTTTTGTGTATAATAAGCAGTTTGTGTAAATTACCATTGAGTAGGGTGGAATTTTATAAAACACGCTGGTGTCGTGAAAACATTTCTTAGAAGAATTTTGAAGATGTTAGCCTAACTATTTTTCATATGAAGTATTTAACCATTTTCTAACAGTTACTTTATTTACTAAGAGGTACTGTTAGGATTTTGCATTACCCACAGAACCTTGAAATGGGTTAAATTGAGGGGAGTTTAGTGTAAAATAATCATGttttcagacttctttttttaattctgaacaAAAGGTAAAGAACTGAAGTAGAAGGTATATAAAATGCCATCATTTCCTGCCTAGGAAATCTGATAAAATGTGGCAATTTAGTCAGTAGAAAAATAGAGATATGTAGGGAAATGTGTGTGATAACAGAAAGGttataatttggaaaaaaaaaaaaaaaaggatgagaaCTTTTTTGTGCAACAGTAAAACGTCAAACTGAATTGAAGGACTGAATTTAGTTATGTCAAATAAAAGTACTTAGTCTCATGTGATTCAATCTGCTGAAAAGTGAACTGTTCTCTAATATTGATTTAGCTTTTCTAAGCCAGAAAGTTTTATTATGTCTAATTCACTCCAAGGAAAAATAGCAGTACTGCAAGCTTAatattttgaagatgaaaaggaagaagtgaAGCAAAGCCTATGGCTGGGTGCCCAAGATCTGCACTCCCTGACTGGCTTTGCCATGTGTTGTACACTAACACATGGGCTCTGTTAGTGCCTAAAATGGAGGTGGCATTTACTCTACTCCCTCTGTAAGGGGTCAGCCTTGATTTTGTGTTCTTAGAACAAGCACACAGAGATCCCTGGCAGAGGGAACTGCACTCTCAGGCACTGTCCTTTTGTCCTGGACTTTGTACACAAAGGAGCACAGATGTCCCCTGCACGGGCTGGGGACTGGCTCCCAGCAGTATGGCAGCACAAATCTCCTGTGTTACGTAGCGTCACTGATGCTGTGACTGTTACTGCTTTTACCTTTAGCAAATATGTAACATAGGAAGTGACTGTGTCATTACACATGAAAGGTCATGAAGGTGCCCAGTGGAACAGCAAAGAAAGGTGTATTTCATCTGTGCCTTCAATATTTCTGTTGTTCCATGTTTAGCACTGTGTTGATTCAGTCAGCAATTTCCAGCTAacttttcctttggtttcttGCTAGTTAGAAGCctggaggaaaacaggaaaatctaCCCTATTCTCATTACCACACCTaacaaagcttttctgtttcagaccacaacagagacagagacagtGTTTCAGTCTCTCAGGAACTCACTTGTAATAGGAAGCATTTAGATTCACAAATCCAGTCAAGCCATTTATCACTTGACAATGTCAGGGATGGCAGATTGTCCTGCTGGACACTTGTGCAGATGGTATCTCAAAAGAAAGAATGTGCATTTTAATGCTGCCAGTTCTATTCTTAATCTAGTTGAAGTATTACTTTCAAGTAAGCTTTCTAAAGTGATACATATAAGTGGTATTTCATTTTAGTATTTCTGAATATAACTGTGCAACTCAGATTTCATTACCTGAGAGTAAAATCTATCTTTCATACTACAGAAGTTGATCAGCGTCTCACCAAACCTCCCTAAACTCATCAGCTCGATGAACGTACAGCCaccaaaggaaaatgaaatagtCCTGCTCAGTGGATTAGCATCAGGAAACCTTCAGGCCGACTGTGAGGTTCCCCAGGTAGGAATCAAACTCATCTTTAAGATCACATCACACCTGTGAAGGATGGAATTTGGAATACGGGAAAAATTAACCCGAAAGCAAAGACCTCACATCAGTTTGAGATGAGTGGGAGTTtgcaaacataaaaaaaaatcaacagacTTGTGTTAGACAGATTTAAGCCTGtggtgggcagggacacacacacacacaccattTACACAGATAGGCGAGATCCTGCTATTCCCTCTAGATCCTGAGGGTGTCTGGGTTGCAGCTGATAATGGTTTGAGCCACATTAGCAGTTGATCCTTCAGGGAAGGCAGGCATTGGTGGCAGAGATGAGATTCATATGGCCAGATTTCAAGAGTAGCAGGACTCAgaagggcagcacagagggaagaggaaagatgTAACACTTctgtgcacagagctgggccagggcacagctgctACAGACTCCCTTTCAAGTGAAGTCTTGCCACTTCCCACTTTTGTTCCCAATGCATCTTCTCCCCTGCGTGCACCTTGGAAAAGGGCTGATGATAGGACTTGAAGATTCTAGAGGCTACTGTAAGCCTGAATGTGATCAATGTGAAAATACCAAGTGACGTTAAACGTATCAGAGATGACACCTCATTTAGCTTCTGTCaacttaaaaagtaattaatgcattaattaaaatttaacatttaaagGAGCTAGAGGCGAGGTTCTCATGCTAACTCCTTCACTCCCATTATTGCCAATTAAACGTTCCCTATCTGTGATCTGAAAGCCAAGAATTCCTCTTAGTGGCACCACATagagaaaggaagcaaatgATAACATTTgcttaaagacattttaatacaCAAGTTCCAGAAGCTTAACTCCTTATTGTAATAAGagctattttcttcctttccatttttgtcATCCTTTATACCTGTTCATGTATGTGTAAAGAAATAGAGTGAAAAATATGTCAGTATTTTTGGGCCTAATTCTGATCTAATTGGGTCATTCATGAAATGGGAACAACTTTATAgactagaatcatagaatggtttgggttggaagggactttaaagatcatctcgttccaaaccccctgccatgggcagggactccttccactagaccaggttgctcagagccccattcaacctggtcttgaacaattccaggtATGGGACATTTATgatttctctgggcaatctgttcaagtgtctcactaccctcactataaagaatttttcctaatatctaatctaaacctattctctttagtttgaagccattcccctttgtcctgtcactacatgctcctgtaaatagtccctctccatctttcttgtaggctcccttcaggtactggaagtcCTGAATCATGTCACCCTAaagccttctgttttccaggctgaacaagcccaactctctcagcctttcctcataggagaggtgcttcatccctctaatcatcttggtggcctcctctggactcgaTCCAACAGGTCAATGTGCTTCCTGTGCTGGCAACTCCAGAGTTGGACActactccaggtgggatctcaccagagtggagtagagcAGCAGAATCACCTCAGTAGAGGGGCACAGTCACCTCTCAAATTCATTAAAACTGCAGAATTATCCTGGAGTACAAAACTGTCCCAGCAAActtacaaaaaacccaaacagataTTGCCAGGTTtgtctgctgcagaaaaaaagaagcagaaaacttcttttcactgaaattaaCTTGTGTACAAAAGTCTTCCTGAAGCAGACCCTGTAACAGCTGTATTGCAAAGATCATTGAATTTTATGTTATACCAATAAGCTGATCATTAAAGAGAGAAATTACCTAGTTATTGAGCTTCTTGCCATTTGTGACTAATGGCTGAATTtagaaaggtttaaaaaacaTGAGCACAAGGCTGTGGTGGGAGCACTGGAGCTCCCAACCCTACAGCACAGGGGCAAGCTACTGCAATATGCACAAGGGTGTTTTGAGGCTCAAACAAGGTAACTCAAGCACCCAAGACATCCCCATCTCCATAGAGGGAACTAACCTAAATTTTTGTCTTGTAAGACAAGTAAAGCCTTGCATTGAGACTGGATGAGATTTATTGGCCAGATATGCCATCATCACACTTTTGTTTGGCTTTCAGAGAATTTCATTTGTAAGGTGACTGGCAGAGTTTTCCTGCAAGGATTTTTATGTTGCTCACCCCTCAGCCCTTTTCACAAGCATAACCCTGCAAACTGTGGCCTGGAGAAACAGCAGAGGAATGTTTGATCTAAGGCTGCatctattttttattacatttttcacaATACAGTATGCTCACGTCTGATTCAGCAGTTGTTTCGTAGCAGCTATCTAATctatcttttctgttttacttttaacACACTAATTTATCTGGTTTTCTGTTCAGACACATTTTTTAGGTGGAAAGGAAGAGCAGGCTAATAAACATGCTAGTCCAGCGTAGCACTCATTCTACTGTCTTTATTACTAGATATCTGATTGTATTCACACTCAAAGACAAAAGGTCCAGAATGAGGTTACATTATGGTAGATACTGTGCAAATGCCCAGTGGGTCCAAGGCATCTTTTGCCCAGCTTAAAATTCACTGCCTCAATCCAAAGTTGGTTCCACCCAAGCTGGTTCCTTCCTGGGGGCCTGGAGTTAAAAGCACAGGATCACAGGCTACAAAAGCTTGGCTTTGCTTCAGAGTACATCCATACAACAGGCGTGGTCCCATGCAGAGATATCGACTTAGCTCTGTTGTTGTATAAATGTCCAACAGTTTTTAATATCAATAAAAGGAGGATAACAAGAgttcctttctctctgtttctgtaCAACTCTCGACTTAATtgtacagcttctctgggtaagaCAGTTTTATATAAAGGCTCATCACATTGTGCACTGGAGCCCCGTTTCCAGTGGGAGGTTATATAGGCCTGAAATAATGGGGCTTTGGACAAAGAAGGAAtgagaggaagagcagcaaagaaacaaaataaaacgCTATTTTAAAACAGTCTGTAGGAACACTAAAGGTGACCTGTTCTTAATCTTGTCAGCCAGCATTTACAGGGCTGCCTTCAAACAAGCATTGCAAGGGAAATTATCTTGAAAGGGAATTCATACCCACAAACAATCCCTTCAAGAGACAGGTAATGCCGGGTGGTGCGAGGCCATTAATAACAGCATGTCAGATGGCTAACTGCAAATAAGTCTCTGTCATTAAAACAAGTTGATTGAAAACAAGCAACTTGGCAATTTCAACAAAATTGCCAAGTATCCCCTGTGATACAGCTGGGTTCTCTACTAAAGCACTTGTATAACAAAAGCTGTCAGTCCAAGAAGTCTTATTTTGGCATATATGTAACTGGACACTGTGTTACTAATATTTAAATGACAAATCATATTACATCTTTGCAACAGAACATCCTCGAGATATTTATAGAGAGGGAAgcttaaaataagttttattttttaattaaataactgTCTGAGATTCTTTTCCCCTCTAGTGTCCTTGGCTGGCAGATGTCTGCCTGGTTCAGTGTGCGAGGGGGGACAGGAGAAACAGCCCAAGCTGCATCATTTTTGAAATAAACAAGTTTCTGATTGGACTTGAGCTTGTTCAGGAGAGGCACCTGCAGATAGAAACTCGTGTCTTAAAGCCAGAGGATGACACAAACTGCTCCGTGTCCTCAATAGAAGAAGATTTCCTCACGGCATCTGAGCACCTCGAGGATGACAACGAGGCTGATGAATGCAAAGCGGGTAAAAGCAACGGGACTGAGAATAATTCTGCTGTTGTTGGTACTGCAAAACTGCTATGGCAATGCTCACAGAAATTGCACTTGATTTTGATTCGTGCATATGTAATTTAGAAAACGGACAGCcactcatatttttaaattgctgttcAGAGACAAGGACACATGGCTGTGCAGTACTTTTGCAGAGCAGTGATGTGGTACGCAGTTgtgcagctgttttctttttaaagccacAGGGTACTCTGCAAAAaactaattatttctttttcttaatagGTCATGAAAAATTAAACGTTTCAGAAGCATCTTCAGatgtcaaaaaaaataaaggaaagggatttgaaaatattcactACAGAAAAGCCAGATTGCCATTCATTCTTGAAGGAAACTGCATTAATAAAGATAATGGAGCTACTCAAGTCTCTGAAGCTGTGAATGTTGTGGCTGAAAATGTCCTCTTACAACCTGAATGTAAGTCAGACCAGGAAAAACTGTGGCAGAAGGAATTAGCTGAAAAAGCTACTTCATCATTTAGTACTACTAATTTGACTAGTGAGGTTGAAGGTTCCTGCCCAGCGCTCATGTTAGAAGATGTGTCTTTAACCAAAATGGCTAAAGAGGAGCTGGAGCCTCTGTGtgacccaaaaccaaaacacaacagtAAGACAGATGGGGAAGACTGTGCAGGTATCAGGAAAACTGATCCTCCCTCACAAAATGAGCAGGGGACCACAGGTCAGTATGCCACAAATTTGGCAGAATCTGTTCTGCAGGATGCATTCATTAGACTGTCACAGTCTCGACCCAGTTTCAGTGAGGAGGCTGCAGTCAGCATCTCTGTGGGAAGCTCCGGTAAGTCAGATGATGTATCTGCTTCCCGATCATGGAATGAACTTCCAAAGATTGTCATAGTGCAAAGTCCAGACAGTTCTGAGAACATACCTGACTGGCCAGGGTCTGCCTTCCCCAACCTGTGCCACTGGACTGAGTCAGAAAGCTCTGCTGAAGTTTCAGATTACTTTGAGGAAGAACATTCAAACGGACATGACCAAAGTGCACTGGAAGTGGCTCTGGCTTGTGCAGCCACTGTCATTGGAACCATTTCCAGTCCCCAGGCTGCAGAAAAATTCAGATGGGACCAAGAAGTCACAGACTCCCGAAGCAGAGTGGTGGTAGATGAAGAGGTGCACACAGCACCGTCACAGCCCTTTGATGACTCTGCTGGCACAGAATATTCCTTTCCATCTGCGCTGTGTGGCATGACTCAAGTAGCAAGTGCTGTGGCCATCTGTGGTCTGGGGGAAACGAAGGAGGAGAAGTACCCTGCAACGTCAAGTGGGCTTCTGTCTGCTGCTCAGGCTTCTGCAGCCATTACTCTGCACTGTAGCATAGCTATAGGAAGCAGCATGGAAAAGCTAAATGAGAGCATTGCAGAGGCACTTCTCAAAGAGGCATCTGTAATTTTGACAAAACCCAACACATACAAAAATGTAGGGCATTTTATGGAGTCCATAAATGGGAAAATTATTGAAACAGCAGCAAGGCCACGTATTCCACATGCTGATGAAGTAATCAGGGATGAACTTGCGCAAAACCTATCCAATATTATCCTACGACATTCTATGGAAGAGgttagaaagaagaaacagctaCACCCCCACTCAGAAAATGGCTCAAGTACGCAAGACATTTTCACAGAGACTGCTAATGAGttgctttttaatataatatatttcaCTTGCAAGAAAATAAACGACATAAGGCAAGTTGAAGAAtgttctcctctcttttctgagggcagaaaagcagagaaagtaaCAAGAGCAGAAGGATGGTCAACACCAGCAACAGCATGTGAAACTTCTCACAGCTCCCTTGATCACTCTGCTGCTAAGCCATTTGGTACATCCTACAGTACCAGTACTAGCAAAGATCTTGGAAATGTCACAACTACTTGGAAAAGTAATATGAAAGATGTAAGTAGCAATGAAGGTGCCACACTGAGCTCAGAACCAAGTGGAGATACAGAGCATAACACACTTGGTGGAAAAACATCTCCCAAGAAGAGATACCTGAAAAGAACCACACGAGACTGTTACAAATCCCCAAATCAGAGCAACAATCAGCATCAGAAGAAAGATTACAGATCATtttcaaacagagaaaatacCTTTGCAAACAATGAATGCAGACATGGTGTTCAAGAACAGCTGTCTTCCAGTGCCACCACAACTGCAGAAAACCAAGCCAAGCATAAGTGTGATTCTGTGCTAAATAATGATGTTCAACTTAGCTTGTCTTTATTAGGAAACCATGTCTTGCTTCCTTCTCAGCCTGTGCTACAGGTGAAAAATTCAAGAGACAAATATTGTATAACAGATTTTGCAGAGGAATTGGCAGAAACTGTTGTCTCTATGGCAACAGAAATAGCTGCCATTTGTCTAGAAAATTCAAACGGAAAGCAACCCTGGTTCTGTGCATGGAAGAGAGGCAATGAATATCTAGTGACCCAGAGTTTATCATGCAGAaccatgaaaaggaaaaaggaaaccCATACTAATGGTTCAGTGGTTCGGAAGCATAGGGCACCTCGACTAAGTgagatcaaaagaaaaacagatgagcATCCAGAGCTAAAGGAAAAACTGATGAATCGGGTAGTAGATGAATCTATAAACCTTGAGGACACACCTGATTCAGTCAATATCTTTGCAAATGAAGTGGCTGCCAAGATCATGAACCTCACCGAACTCTCCATGGTTGACAGCATCTGGCAAGGTCCAAACCACCCTAGGAACAGACTGCACTGTGAAAGATGGAGTCGAGCCAAGGCCTCAAGCTGTGAGAGCATTCCCGAGGAGGACTCGGATTCCAAAGCCTCTTTCAATACCCTAGGCCTAATGAACAGCTTTGGTCAGTCTATGAGCCAGACAAGTTCTGTCTCAAAGCAGTCTAGTTGTGAAAGCATTACAGATGAATTTTCAAGATTTATGGTGAACCagatggaaaatgaaggaa from the Chiroxiphia lanceolata isolate bChiLan1 chromosome 10, bChiLan1.pri, whole genome shotgun sequence genome contains:
- the SPHKAP gene encoding A-kinase anchor protein SPHKAP isoform X1, with the protein product MVSACCTFESPLMHEVPERQGSSTDSSASSLGSSVTACKKILCSNSLLESTDYWLQNQRTPCQIGFLEDKSESNCASVCFVNLDANKDDCSDEQVKQKLISVSPNLPKLISSMNVQPPKENEIVLLSGLASGNLQADCEVPQCPWLADVCLVQCARGDRRNSPSCIIFEINKFLIGLELVQERHLQIETRVLKPEDDTNCSVSSIEEDFLTASEHLEDDNEADECKAGHEKLNVSEASSDVKKNKGKGFENIHYRKARLPFILEGNCINKDNGATQVSEAVNVVAENVLLQPECKSDQEKLWQKELAEKATSSFSTTNLTSEVEGSCPALMLEDVSLTKMAKEELEPLCDPKPKHNSKTDGEDCAGIRKTDPPSQNEQGTTGQYATNLAESVLQDAFIRLSQSRPSFSEEAAVSISVGSSGKSDDVSASRSWNELPKIVIVQSPDSSENIPDWPGSAFPNLCHWTESESSAEVSDYFEEEHSNGHDQSALEVALACAATVIGTISSPQAAEKFRWDQEVTDSRSRVVVDEEVHTAPSQPFDDSAGTEYSFPSALCGMTQVASAVAICGLGETKEEKYPATSSGLLSAAQASAAITLHCSIAIGSSMEKLNESIAEALLKEASVILTKPNTYKNVGHFMESINGKIIETAARPRIPHADEVIRDELAQNLSNIILRHSMEEVRKKKQLHPHSENGSSTQDIFTETANELLFNIIYFTCKKINDIRQVEECSPLFSEGRKAEKVTRAEGWSTPATACETSHSSLDHSAAKPFGTSYSTSTSKDLGNVTTTWKSNMKDVSSNEGATLSSEPSGDTEHNTLGGKTSPKKRYLKRTTRDCYKSPNQSNNQHQKKDYRSFSNRENTFANNECRHGVQEQLSSSATTTAENQAKHKCDSVLNNDVQLSLSLLGNHVLLPSQPVLQVKNSRDKYCITDFAEELAETVVSMATEIAAICLENSNGKQPWFCAWKRGNEYLVTQSLSCRTMKRKKETHTNGSVVRKHRAPRLSEIKRKTDEHPELKEKLMNRVVDESINLEDTPDSVNIFANEVAAKIMNLTELSMVDSIWQGPNHPRNRLHCERWSRAKASSCESIPEEDSDSKASFNTLGLMNSFGQSMSQTSSVSKQSSCESITDEFSRFMVNQMENEGRGFDLLLDYYAGKNANNILTSALQQVAKKNGHLNVRPSCPSKQSSTESITEEFYRYMLREIERENKDNLYSPRNSKDWCDSLLPPSLRSPFCFRQSSMPDSRSSGSRLTVNVPVKANSLDGFAHHRQDSLSVQPASTVASSGLCKSDSCLYQRCKTDQITDMLIHETWASSIESLMRKNKIIADEAEAAEAEQFYSDSPPHVEQYAKRLAANIVESGKSLIVVQQDSCDYTSREHVLESKHPQSTAQIQSKPKTEEVNLDEKKEHLKSPGSLPAGQRREVPLIQIESDQRDEPHKDSESLTSCGPSGKEHQSKEKPPEALDGKHIVSSSPANSNSPQNRSDAEIIGETKAAEEFPNHLSSSEESTGSWSQLANDEDNPDDTSSYLQLSERSMSNGNSSTTSSLGIMDLEIYQENVPSSPMINELVEEKVFLKEQTENTDESTSELSVGTANCQKDLLVINFDLEPECPDVELRATLQWIAASELGIPTIYFKKSQENRIEKFLDVVQLVQRKSWKVGDIFHAVVQHCKLSEEGREMTPSLFDWLLELG
- the SPHKAP gene encoding A-kinase anchor protein SPHKAP isoform X5, translated to MHEVPERQGSSTDSSASSLGSSVTACKKILCSNSLLESTDYWLQNQRTPCQIGFLEDKSESNCASVCFVNLDANKDDCSDEQVKQKLISVSPNLPKLISSMNVQPPKENEIVLLSGLASGNLQADCEVPQCPWLADVCLVQCARGDRRNSPSCIIFEINKFLIGLELVQERHLQIETRVLKPEDDTNCSVSSIEEDFLTASEHLEDDNEADECKAGHEKLNVSEASSDVKKNKGKGFENIHYRKARLPFILEGNCINKDNGATQVSEAVNVVAENVLLQPECKSDQEKLWQKELAEKATSSFSTTNLTSEVEGSCPALMLEDVSLTKMAKEELEPLCDPKPKHNSKTDGEDCAGIRKTDPPSQNEQGTTGQYATNLAESVLQDAFIRLSQSRPSFSEEAAVSISVGSSGKSDDVSASRSWNELPKIVIVQSPDSSENIPDWPGSAFPNLCHWTESESSAEVSDYFEEEHSNGHDQSALEVALACAATVIGTISSPQAAEKFRWDQEVTDSRSRVVVDEEVHTAPSQPFDDSAGTEYSFPSALCGMTQVASAVAICGLGETKEEKYPATSSGLLSAAQASAAITLHCSIAIGSSMEKLNESIAEALLKEASVILTKPNTYKNVGHFMESINGKIIETAARPRIPHADEVIRDELAQNLSNIILRHSMEEVRKKKQLHPHSENGSSTQDIFTETANELLFNIIYFTCKKINDIRQVEECSPLFSEGRKAEKVTRAEGWSTPATACETSHSSLDHSAAKPFGTSYSTSTSKDLGNVTTTWKSNMKDVSSNEGATLSSEPSGDTEHNTLGGKTSPKKRYLKRTTRDCYKSPNQSNNQHQKKDYRSFSNRENTFANNECRHGVQEQLSSSATTTAENQAKHKCDSVLNNDVQLSLSLLGNHVLLPSQPVLQVKNSRDKYCITDFAEELAETVVSMATEIAAICLENSNGKQPWFCAWKRGNEYLVTQSLSCRTMKRKKETHTNGSVVRKHRAPRLSEIKRKTDEHPELKEKLMNRVVDESINLEDTPDSVNIFANEVAAKIMNLTELSMVDSIWQGPNHPRNRLHCERWSRAKASSCESIPEEDSDSKASFNTLGLMNSFGQSMSQTSSVSKQSSCESITDEFSRFMVNQMENEGRGFDLLLDYYAGKNANNILTSALQQVAKKNGHLNVRPSCPSKQSSTESITEEFYRYMLREIERENKDNLYSPRNSKDWCDSLLPPSLRSPFCFRQSSMPDSRSSGSRLTVNVPVKANSLDGFAHHRQDSLSVQPASTVASSGLCKSDSCLYQRCKTDQITDMLIHETWASSIESLMRKNKIIADEAEAAEAEQFYSDSPPHVEQYAKRLAANIVESGKSLIVVQQDSCDYTSREHVLESKHPQSTAQIQSKPKTEEVNLDEKKEHLKSPGSLPAGQRREVPLIQIESDQRDEPHKDSESLTSCGPSGKEHQSKEKPPEALDGKHIVSSSPANSNSPQNRSDAEIIGETKAAEEFPNHLSSSEESTGSWSQLANDEDNPDDTSSYLQLSERSMSNGNSSTTSSLGIMDLEIYQENVPSSPMINELVEEKVFLKEQTENTDESTSELSVGTANCQKDLLVINFDLEPECPDVELRATLQWIAASELGIPTIYFKKSQENRIEKFLDVVQLVQRKSWKVGDIFHAVVQHCKLSEEGREMTPSLFDWLLELG